The DNA segment ATGCTTTGGCACATATCGATATCATCACACAGACGCCAAGGAAACTGAACAGTTGCCATGACTGGTCCATGAAATTTGAAACTCATTCTCTGTAAAATAATGATCAATAAAGTTTTATTCATGTAAAATAATGATCAATAAAGTTTTATTCATGTAAAATAATGATCAATAAAGTTTTATTCATGTAAAATAATGATCAATAAAGTTTTATTCAAGTAAAATAATGATCAATAAAGTTTTATTCATGTGAATTAAAATCCATAAAATGTGCAAATTCAACCCGGAAATGTGCTGACAATTCCAACTAACACACCAAGCTCATTcactaaaataaaataattagtaCACAATCATATTTTATAAATTAATGTATAAAATGACAAATAAAATACATCAATACTGTACTATCATCCCATGGTATTAGATGTAGCCTAGCAACTGAATTACTTACATTTTATACCGGGCCATTTTCtttatactgttactgtactttAACAAATGTATAGCAATACTGTAGTACTTATATTCTATAATCAAGGCAAATATATTAAAATGACAACCAAGGAAAGGTAACATGTTAGGAAGATAGGTGAGCCTGTCACTTTGGActtaaaacaacaaacagaaattAGAATCATAGTTAGCTGACATCTAATTCTGAAAAAGTGATACTACATCTGGACTCAATACTCAGGTATTCACCATTTTCCCCAGAAATTCTGGCTAAAGGATTCCGGATTTCTTGCTTCAGAATTCAGGAATCTTCaaactgggatttctggaaaacctgggaattttggggaAATGACCAGAATTGAAACCCTATTGGCACCTCATATGGTAGTAGCATTTACTGCCAGACACAATCATAATACTGTCCGCTTGAAGCACTCAAAATGTTTTAATCTCCGTGGCTAAATTGGATATGGTGACAAGTTTGGTGGTCATGGGTACATTTAGACAACAAGATTAGACCAATCATTAATATACCCCTTAATACTTGTTGAGTTCATTAATGCAGGCTGTGGTAAAATTGATTAATGTAGTGATGGAGAACAACGTGCCACTCACTCCAGCTTTCTGGTATTTGGTAAAGTATCTCATGTTACAAAGTTTAAGGAATAATTTAGAGAGCGATTCAATTACGACTGAAGTTCCAAACATAAATACAGTCCTAAGAAACAAATGTGTCTTTCCATGTTAGATCAGATGGTATATCAACTGAAACACGACCAcatggggctcctgagtggcgcagcggtgcactgcatctcagtgctagacgcATCACtagagaccctggttcgattccaggctgtatcacagccggccatgatttggagtcccataagGGCGGAGTGCAACTGACCCAGCTTCGTCCGTGTtagggggtaggccgtcattgtaaataagaatttgttctttaactgacttgccaagttaaataaaggttaaataaatctcCCTCATTGAGATAATATTTAAGCCTACACTGAATGAGcccaggtgttctgttctgttaacaGATCCAAAATAAAGCTATTTTATAGTCTGATGACAACCAAAGAAATGTCTAGTTGTAACCAGATAACGATGAGACAATAATTCACCCATAGTGCAGTAAGACGCGAGGGCAATGTCAATCAAACCATTAGCATGTTGTGATTCTGGGAGTGTTGGATTGTTACCACCTTATCTTAAAATAAGACAAATGATAAAACTGCATCAATATGCTGATAGGCTAAAACTACTAAATAACTACTCTCTCGTCTTCCACTTCCTCATCCTAGAGATTAGATTTTCATTTAATTAATTTTGAAAAGCAAAGGCATTTAAATTAAAACTTTAATAACTTTTCCTCAGTGCTTCCTAACTGATCGGGTGCTAATTTGCATACTACCATTGCACAAATCTGAAAGGGTAGAACGTATACCTCCTCTGAAAAACAACCAGAGTACAGTAGTTGAGAAACAAGAGATGGTTCTAAAAACTCTGACGTCACAAACGAGAGCTGTGTAGAGGGACCTAGATACTGATGATGTCATAGTGTATTTCCTGTCTCCAGGCTCATGCAGAGCGTTCGCCTCCCGTCATCGTTTTTGCAGAGTGGTTCCCAGTTCAGTTGTCTCCCCAGACTAGTGACACTAGGCTGCCTTAGTGCTGGAGTAGTGGTGTCACTTTCAACCGGAGGACGGACTCACTGTAATGGATGGAACGGAATTTATGGTTTCCATGCATTTGATACCATTcactccactccagccattattatgagacgtcctcccctcaccagcctcctctgtacTGCAGGGTTGAGAGCAACATGTACCTCTTTAAATAAAATAGTAGCCAGGTCCCAGCCAGGCTTTAGCTTGGTCTTAACCAATCAGAATGGTCATCTGGCTCCGGTGCGCTTGACAACGATAGTGCCAGCCACCATGTCATACACAGTCCTGTTGTGTTGGAAGAAGAAGACCGTGATGAAGGCTGGGAACAAGAAGGCAATGGAGAAGTTTTTGTTCATGGCTCGGACTGTCGATCTGAAGAAGGACACAGGGACAAGACGTGTGAAAGTCACGGAGATCATAGGAACAACAGACGAGCAGCACATCAAGGGACTTCATCTAATGGCCAGATTGTCATGTTTCCCCTCATCACCACTTCAAAAATCAAGTGTCAAATAACCAAGTGAGCTGGTTTATTATTTCACAACACGTGGATGGagggttggtgttggtgtgatccACTACTTACGCAGAGAGAGTGACGTTGGTGGCAGGCACCACGAGGACCCGGTTGGGTTGAACCAGGATGGAGGAATCACAGCTGATCACTCTGAGACCAATGAGAAACTTCCCTGGAGTGGCGCCTCCTGCTCCCCAGATACACACAATCTGACAGgagacaatcaatcaatcaaaccgTACTATCAGAGGGAACTTGTAtttgcagacagagaggagaaacatgaTAAAATACACCAAATCCATTATCAAAGACTTAAATTATCACACTGCAAcatcaggacaaagacagaaacatcatccctctgcaacgtcaggacaaagacagaaacatcatcacactgcaacgtcaggacaaacacagaaacatcatcccactgcaacgtcaggacaaagacagaaacatcaggacaaagacagaaacatcatcccactgcaacgtcaggacaaagacagaaacatcatcccactgcaacgtcaggacaaagacagaaacatcatcacactgcaacgtcaggacaaagacagaaacatcatcccactgaaacatcaggacaaagacagaaacatcatcccactgaaacatcaggacaaagacagaaacatcatcccactgaaacatcaggacaaagacagaaacatcatcccactgaaacatcaggacaaagacagaaacatcatcccaCCAAAGTCAGGACAAAGAAAAACATCATCCcactgcaacgtcaggacaaagacagaaacatcatcccactgcaacgtcaggacaaagacagaaacatcatcccactgcaacgtcaggacaaagacagaaacatcatcccactgcaacgtcaggacaaagacagaaacatcatcccactgcaacgtcaggacaaagacagaaacatcatcccactgcaacgtcaggacaaagacagaaacattaggacaaagacagaaacattatcacactgcaacgtcaggacaaagacagaaacatcatcccactgcaacgtcaggacaaagacagaaacatcatcccactgcaacgtcaggacaaagacagaaacatcatcccactgcaacgtcaggacaaagacagaaacagcaTCACACTGAAAcatcaggacaaagacagaaacatcatcacactgcaacatcaggacaaagacagaaacatcatcccactgcaacgtcaggacaaagacagaaacatcatcccactgcaaaacatcaggacaaagacagaaacagcatcacactgcaacgtcaggacaaagacagaaacagcatcacactgcaacgtcaggacaaagacagaaacatcatcacactgcaacgtcaggacaaagacagaaacatcatcccactgcaacgtcaggacaaagacagaaacatcatcacactgcaacgtcaggacaaagacagaaacatcatcccactgcaacgtcaggacaaagacagaaacatcatcccactgcaacgtcaggacaaagacagaaacatcatcccactgcaacgtcaggacaaagacagaaacatcatcccactgcaacgtcaggacaaagacagaaacatcaggacaaagacagaaacatcatcccactgcaacgtcaggacaaagacagaaacatcatcccactgcaacgtcaggacaaagacagaaacatcatcccactgcaacgtcaggacaaagacagaaacatcatcccactgcaacgtcaggacaaagacagaaacatcatcccactgcaacgtcaggacaaagacagaaacatcatcccactgcaacgtcaggacaaagacagaaacatcatcccactgcaacgtcaggacaaacacagaaacatcatcccaaaaacagaaacatcatcacactgcaacgtcaggacaaagacagaaacatcaggacaaagacagaaacatcatcacactgcaacgtcaggacaaagacagaaacatcatcccactgcaacatcaggacaaagacagaaacatcatcccactgcaacgtcaggacaaagacagaaacatcatcccactgcaacgtcaggacaaagacagaaacatcatcacaCTGAAAcatcaggacaaagacagaaacatcatcccactgcaacgtcaaagacaggacaaagacagaaacatcatcccaccaacgtcaggacaaagacagaaacatcatcccactgaaacatcaggacaaagacagaaacatcatcccactgcaacgtcaggacaaagacagaaacatcatcccactgcaacgtcaggacaaagacagaaacatcatcacaCTGAAAcatcaggacaaagacagaaacatcatcacaCTGAAAcatcaggacaaagacagaaacatcatcccactgcaacatcaggacaaagacagaaacatcatcccactgaaacatcaggacaaagacagaaacatcatcccactgcaacgtcaggacaaagacagaaacatcatcccactgcaacgtcaggacaaagacagaaacatcatcccactgcaacgtcaggacaaagacagaaacatcatcccactgcaacgtcaggacaaagacagaaacatcatcacactgcaacgtcaggacaaaCACAGAAACATCAGGACAAAAACAGAAACATCATCAcactgcaacgtcaggacaaagacagaaacatcaggacaaagacagaaacatcatcacaCTGAAAcatcaggacaaagacagaaacatcatcccactgcaacgtcaggacaaagacagaaacatcatcccactgcaacgtcaggacaaagacagaaacatcatcccactgcaacgtcaggacaaagacagaaacatcatcacactgcaacgtcaggacaaagacagaaacatcatcacactgcaacgtcaggacaaaCACAGAAACATCAGGACAAAAACATCATCAcactgcaacgtcaggacaaagacagaaacatcatcacaCTGCAACATCAGGACAAAAACAGAAACATCATCCCACTGCAAcatcaggacaaagacagaaacatcatcacactgcaacatcaggacaaagacagaaacatcatcccactgcaacgtcaggacaaagacagaaacatcatcacaCTGCAACATCAGGACAAACACAGAAACATCAGGACAAAAACAGAAACATCATCACACTGCAACGTCAGGACGAAGACAGAAACATCAGGACAAAAACAGAAACATCATCACACTGCAACGTcaggagaaagacagaaacatcatcccactgcaacgtcaggacaaagacagaaacatcatcccactgcaacgtcaggacaaagacagaaacatcatcacactgcaatgtcaggacaaagacagaaacatcatcacactgcaacgtcaggacaaagacagaaacatcaggacaaacacagaaacatcatcacactgcaacgtcaggacaaacacagaaacatcatcacactgcaacgtcaggacaaagacagaaacatcatcacactgcaacgtcaggacaaagacagaaacatcagGACAAAAACAGAAACATCATCAcactgcaacgtcaggacaaagacagaaacatcagGACAAAAACAGAAACATCATCAcactgcaacgtcaggacaaacacagaaacatcatcacactgcaacgtcaggacaaagacagaaacatcatcacactgcaacgtcaggacaaagacagaaacatttAAAGCAGAAAATGAAAACATTGTATGTGATTTCTGTTCACAGTATCAGTTTGATTTGTCACCTGACCTCATAGAAACACACTAATATCCGGTAGACCAGGGCAACCAGCATCATCTTCTGGAGTTCTTCCATGGACGTGTCTTCATCTATTTCCTCCACAATGAAATGCATGGCGAACTTGGAAATGTCCCTGAAACAAGAATACAAATGATTCTTCAGtcatgactatatacagtagttatgcATGCTACAAATGTTTCTTCAATcatgaatatatacagtggttATGCATGATTCTTCAATCATGACTATATTTTCACAGTAGTTATGCATGCATTGGACTAACCTTTACCATCACCCATGGAGTGCGAAACAAATCAATTCCTAGGATGTTTAAATAAAATACTACTTTTGATCGGGGGCCCCATAGAGGGGGACCCCATAGAGGggccccatagtgctctggtctaaaggaaTGCACTATAAGGAATAGAAGAACAGAAACATTTGTATTAAACTAAACTCACTTCATCCCACTCAGATGCATGATGCTGAGAATAATAGTTGCTTTGATGAAGAAGAGAATGAAGAAATCCACCATTTCAGCCATGAACCTttgaagaggagagggaatactgtATTCTCGACCtgcaaaaacacacaaaacattgacatttgagtcatttagccgACGCCAGGGGTCACCAAACTCTTTCCATTCGGGGCCCCCCTTTCAGCGTTGGGGAACATCCCAGGCCACCCCTGTGCGTGCACGCACcacgtctatttctatgggcacaggCAATGTTCACGACACACACTGTTCACACTCCTCGTTGGTGGAGAGAATTTAGCAGGTTTAtagcttatttcctgcaattctacacattttgtcatgtggtgcaaagaaaatgttgcagttttataaAGGACATTTTCTTggaattctatacattttgccatgtctaatgtgaATTCATGTGATATCTGAGTGACCAAAACAATTACAACAATATCTATGGGCCTCCCCATAGATTTGGGAACCACcgatttagcagatgcttttatccagggCATCTTAAAGTCGTGAGTAAATACATTTTCATATTGATTTTCTGTACTGGTCTCCCATGGggatcaaacccacaaccctggtgttgcaagcaccgTGCTCTACCAAAATAGCCACAGACGTCGCCAACACATTCATTGATGACGGTTATTGTCCTTCAATAGGAAATTCCTTGTTTCAAAAATGTTAATATGCCTAGGTTGGGGGTCTTTAGCAACCCAGGCCTATAGCAGATGAGCCTACGGTGTTTACTTTAGTAGACCACAGAGGGCACTAATTTTCATAATTCATCACTGTAACGTAACAGGCCTGTTGTCATGTTGCTTTATCTCAAACAGTTCTTTAGCTATATAACCAACGTTATCATATTAGACTCATTAAACAAATACAATAATAACAACAGCTGTGTCTCTGATAGCTACCTGGCCGTTGTGCGTTGCCGTtctgttgtggttgttgttgcgCTGGTACTGAAGTGGACACAGCACCACTCCCAGCCGTTTCCCCAGGCGGAATCCCAGCCGCGGATATGGCGGTTGGATACGTCGATAAGGGGAGTCCAAATGGATTATTGTACCAGTTCTGGGCATCAAAATTAGGGAAATCCGCTGGCCAGACGGGTGCAGTGAGTGGTTGCATTGGTTGCGGTGCAAAATACGGAGAAGCAGACACTGCCAGCCAACTTTGCCAGTTCACATATGCCGTGTGGTACTGCCACATCCACCCCTGCAACTTTTCACAGTACTCCGAGGTTGTACGTGTTTCGACAGTACCCTTTCCACTTTCCGAAGTGTCTTGATGACGTAATTTTGGCATATTTTCGCCGATATCTAGCTTCTCTCTAATATTAAAAGACATGTTTTTCTTATCGACTTGTCTGTTTTTGTTCTCCACATCAGCCATGTTTAACGTCGACGTCACATCCGGAAGGATGTTTCCATTTCCGTTAAGAAAATATACGATTTCTGGAATAACATAATTACTGTGATAATAATTGCAAATATTTTGAGAGTAAGCTGCATTCAAAGAGGTAAACAATATCGATGATAAAACAATCACTCACAGCAACATCTCGTAAAATAAATAGTTTCCTCATCCTATTCCCAGCCTGGCCGAAATGAACACCGTTCACTTCTACATACCACTAGGGCGCAGCACTGCTACCCTTATAGTGAAAGACGCAGAGCATTGGAAATAAACTGACTAGACTTCTATACCAGATAGTATTATTGACTGTTATTCACTCCAATCACAATTAATTCGACTATGGTCTTTAGTTCCAAACCCATCACTAATAGCCATATTATATTCACCTATCCTGTTTTCAGATCATTTCCAAAGaatgaccagagagaggagatcttTGTTCCATTAAGGCCTGGTATATCCTTGAAATGACTTACATCTTACACCTTCAATGGATGACTGGAGGTGCAGTGTGCACAACCTTGTCCTGCAAATCTCCCactgtctgtatattttatatagCAATGGTAGGCTATTTAACCACTCTGTGTTTTTTTGCACTTTGAGAATTGTGAAATTGGATGCATCTGATATGCCCTCTATGTCCACCGCTACTGCTGCTTTTCTTAACGTTTTACAGCAAGCAAACAGTTAATAAGTTCAATTACATTACAGCCTTCATCTCAGAATTCCTTAGCCAACTAATTTCCAAGAACTTGCCAATCGGTTCTTTGATGCCTCGAAATAAAATAAATCTGTTCAAAGGCCCCCTGCCACTACCACAGAGTCTAAAGAAAAATCTGAGGCACAAGGCCATTTTCAAAGACCTGCCCTAAGTCAGCTTAACCTAAACAACAATGTGGTTATTCAGCCGTAACAATCGGACACCCAGGGTTCCGATGTTCTTTGGGAGATCAGATTGTAATAGAAAGTCCCTGAATGTGTTCTCATGATACAGGGGACTGGTAAGTTGAGTAGGGGTGGACAGGGGACTGGGTAAGTTGAGTAGGGGTAGACAGGGGACTGGTAAATTGAGTAGGG comes from the Oncorhynchus gorbuscha isolate QuinsamMale2020 ecotype Even-year unplaced genomic scaffold, OgorEven_v1.0 Un_scaffold_2591, whole genome shotgun sequence genome and includes:
- the LOC124026099 gene encoding protein FAM8A1-like: MSFNIREKLDIGENMPKLRHQDTSESGKGTVETRTTSEYCEKLQGWMWQYHTAYVNWQSWLAVSASPYFAPQPMQPLTAPVWPADFPNFDAQNWYNNPFGLPLSTYPTAISAAGIPPGETAGSGAVSTSVPAQQQPQQNGNAQRPGREYSIPSPLQRFMAEMVDFFILFFIKATIILSIMHLSGMKDISKFAMHFIVEEIDEDTSMEELQKMMLVALVYRILVCFYEIVCIWGAGGATPGKFLIGLRVISCDSSILVQPNRVLVVPATNVTLSASTVRAMNKNFSIAFLFPAFITVFFFQHNRTVYDMVAGTIVVKRTGAR